A genome region from Erigeron canadensis isolate Cc75 chromosome 3, C_canadensis_v1, whole genome shotgun sequence includes the following:
- the LOC122591725 gene encoding uncharacterized protein LOC122591725 translates to MESVFRISGCADGDKVKYATCTLLNSALTWWNAYVQPIGIDAAYALPWEGLKEMMRNEYCPRSEVQKQEIEFWHHTVKGTDIMSYTTRFNELVTLCPGMVTPEYKKIERYIWGLPPSIQGNVTSSKPTTIQETIRLSHDLMDQVIRHTAKNADQRTNDNKRKWEDNQRRSVGQLLFKKPNSVRIFNAGPSTNQSYAGNQPLCNKCGRHHQGFCKVCGKCQKTGHLTKDCRDVIPSTKVIQPGGCYNCGDKGHFKQNCPKLMNVNIG, encoded by the coding sequence ATGGAATCAGTCTTTCGTATTAGTGGTTGTGCTGATGGTGATAAGGTAAAGTATGCCACATGCACTCTTCTAAATAGTGCTCTCACATGGTGGAATGCCTACGTACAACCTATAGGGATTGATGCTGCCTATGCTTTACCTTGGGAAGgcttaaaagaaatgatgagaAACGAGTATTGCCCGAGAAGTGAAGTTCAGAAGCAGGAAATTGAATTTTGGCATCATACTGTAAAAGGAACGGACATAATGTCATATACTACTCGGTTCAATGAACTAGTAACATTGTGCCCGGGGATGGTTACTCCCGAGTACAAAAAGATTGAGAGGTACATCTGGGGCCTTCCACCCTCAATTCAAGGAAATGTAACTTCTTCAAAACCAACTACCATCCAAGAAACTATTCGTCTATCACACGATCTTATGGATCAAGTTATCCGTCACACCGCCAAGAATGCAGATCAACGAACAAATGATAACAAGAGGAAGTGGGAAGACAATCAAAGGAGAAGTGTTGGGCAACTACTATTTAAGAAACCAAATTCTGTTAGGATATTTAATGCTGGTCCTTCTACCAACCAGTCATATGCCGGGAATCAGCCACTTTGTAACAAATGTGGACGCCATCATCAAGGATTCTGTAAGGTTTGTGGAAAATGCCAGAAGACGGGTCATTTGACCAAGGATTGTAGGGATGTGATCCCAAGCACAAAAGTAATTCAACCTGGAGGATGTTACAATTGTGGAGACAAGGGACACTTCAAACAGAATTGCCCAAAGCTGATGAACGTGAATATTGGATAA